Genomic window (Xylanimonas protaetiae):
CGGCCTGCACGCCGAGCTGGCCCGGCGTGAGGAGGAGGCCATCGCGACCCCGGAGGAGGCGCGGCGGGCCAACACCGAGCTGCGGCTCGGCCGTCAGGAGCGCGGCAACTACTTCCCCGAGATCGAGACCGTGGCCGAGCAGCTCGTCACGCGGGCCGGGTACCCGGGCGGCGGGGCCGTGTCCCACCGCACGGTCGCGCGCGTGGCCGAGGCGCTCGGCTTCAGGATCCTGCACGTCGCCGACCTGCCCCGCTCGGCCCGCACCGTCACCGACCTCAAGAACGGCCGCATCTACCTGCCGCAGGCCTCCACGCCCGGCGGGCACGGCCTGCGCTCGCTCGCCCTCCAGGCGGTCGCGCACCGCGTGCTCGGCCACGAGCGCCCGCGCTCGTACGGCGAGTTCCTGCGGCAGCGCGTCGAGATCACGTACTTCGCGGCCGCCGCGCTCATGCCGCTCACCGCGTCGACGACGTTCCTCGCCGAGCGCAAGCGCGAGAAGGACCTCGCCGTCGAGGACTTCCGGGACGCGTTCGGCGTCACGCACGAGGCCGCCGCGATGCGCCTGACCAACCTCGCCACCGTGCACCTCGCCATGCCCCTGCACTTCCTACGCGTGGGCGCCGACGGCGCCCTGTTCCGCGGGTACGCCAACGACGGCATGCCGCTGCCGCAGGACGTCACCGGGGCGATCGAGGGCCAGCTCGTGTGCCGCAAGTGGGCCGCGCGCGCCGTGTTCGAGCGCCGCGACCGCGCCACCGAGCACTACCAGTACATCGACACGCCCGCGGGCACGTTCTGGGACTCCGTCGCCATGGGGACGCAGGGTCCCGACGACGCCGGCGGCTTCTCCGTCACGCTCGGCGTGCCGTACGCGGACGCCAAGTGGTTCCGCGGTCGTGACACCCGCGAGCGCCGCACCTCCACGTGCCCGGACCCGGCCTGCTGCCAGCGCCCGCCGGCCGACCTCGCCGACCGCTGGTCCGGCGCCGCGTGGCCGAGCGCCCGCATGCACCAGCAGATCCTCGCTGCGCTGCCCCGCGGGCGGTTCCCGGGCGTCGAGGACGCGGAGCTGTTCGCGTTCCTGGACCGGCACGCGCCCAAGGAGGGGGCGTGATCGTCCTGCGCGTGCTGGAGGTTCCCGACGATGACGGCGGCCCGCCCGCCGCGGCGCGGCGCTCGTCTCCGCTGGACGCGGCGCCGCGCTCGGCCTTGCTGGACGCGGCGCGCCGCTCGGCCCTGCTGGTCGCCGTGCTGTGCGAGGCCGGCGTCGACGTCGGCGAGCCCGTCGCGCTCGTGCGGCGGTGCCGCGTGTGCGGGTCCACCGAGCACGGCAAGCCCGAGGTCGCGGCGGCGCTCGCGGTGGGCGTGCACGTCAGCCTCGCGCACACGCGGCGCCGGCTGGTGGCCGCCGCCGCCCGCGGGCCGGTGGGCGTGGACGTCGAGGACGTCGCCGCCGTGGCCGCGCACCCGGTCGCGGACGTCCTGCTGTCCGACGCCGAGCGCGCGGCCGGGCACCCGCTCGACGCCGAGTCCCTCACGCGCACGTGGGTGCGCAAGGAGGCCCTGCTCAAGGCCACCGGGCACGGGCTGCACGTGCCGCCGTCGGCGGTCACGCTGAGCCTCCCGGGCGACGGCGAGCCGCGGCTGCTCGGCTGGGACGGCCCGGGCGTCGCGCCGGTCCCGGGAGCGTGGACCGAGGAACGGAGCGATGGGCTCGGGCTGCCCGCGTCGTGGGTGTGCGCGGTCGCGCTCAGGCCCACGAGGCAGGCCATGCATCCGGCCGCATGACGATGGACGCGTCCGGGATGCCCCGAGCCTCCGTCGACTATTTTCGACGTTCGTGGACTATCCTCGACGTCATGAGGATTCAGCGCCCGATGGCGGTCGTCACGCCGACGCTCGACGGCGACGTGCTGACGGTGCTGGCTCGCGCCTCCGCGGCCTTCACGCCGGGGCAGGTGTCCCGCCTGGTTCCCGGCGGCTCGGTCGACGGCATCCGCAAGGCCCTCAACCGGCTGGTCGACGAGGGGACCGTCATCGCGGACCGGGCGGGCAACGCCTACACGTACCGCCTCAACAACGAGCATCTCGCCGCCGAGCCGATCGTCGCGCTCGCTCGGCTGCGAGAGACGCTGATCGTCCGCTTGACCCAGACGGTGGCCGCATGGACGCCGGCGCCGACCTATGCGGCGATCTTCGGTTCGGCCGCTCGGGGAGAGATGCGTTCCGACTCCGACATCGACCTGTTCCTGGTCCGCCCTGAGGCTTCCAGGGCTGACCAGTGGGACGAGCAGGTCGCAGACCTGGCCCTCGCTGCCCGCCGGTGGACCGGCAACGACGTCCGCCCGCTGGTGATGTCGCGATCCGAGGTCACAGCCGGTGTGGCCCCGACGGACGACGGCCTCGTCGAGCC
Coding sequences:
- a CDS encoding helix-turn-helix transcriptional regulator; the protein is MPDVPDLLTLGRRVRHLRTRRGLTLDALGAAVGAAPSLLSLIENGKREPRLSLLRQLAEALGVDVGELLAAEAPDRRAALEIALERAQRGPLFGELGLPQVRPSQKLPMPVLEQLVGLHAELARREEEAIATPEEARRANTELRLGRQERGNYFPEIETVAEQLVTRAGYPGGGAVSHRTVARVAEALGFRILHVADLPRSARTVTDLKNGRIYLPQASTPGGHGLRSLALQAVAHRVLGHERPRSYGEFLRQRVEITYFAAAALMPLTASTTFLAERKREKDLAVEDFRDAFGVTHEAAAMRLTNLATVHLAMPLHFLRVGADGALFRGYANDGMPLPQDVTGAIEGQLVCRKWAARAVFERRDRATEHYQYIDTPAGTFWDSVAMGTQGPDDAGGFSVTLGVPYADAKWFRGRDTRERRTSTCPDPACCQRPPADLADRWSGAAWPSARMHQQILAALPRGRFPGVEDAELFAFLDRHAPKEGA
- a CDS encoding 4'-phosphopantetheinyl transferase family protein, whose amino-acid sequence is MIVLRVLEVPDDDGGPPAAARRSSPLDAAPRSALLDAARRSALLVAVLCEAGVDVGEPVALVRRCRVCGSTEHGKPEVAAALAVGVHVSLAHTRRRLVAAAARGPVGVDVEDVAAVAAHPVADVLLSDAERAAGHPLDAESLTRTWVRKEALLKATGHGLHVPPSAVTLSLPGDGEPRLLGWDGPGVAPVPGAWTEERSDGLGLPASWVCAVALRPTRQAMHPAA
- a CDS encoding nucleotidyltransferase domain-containing protein — translated: MTMDASGMPRASVDYFRRSWTILDVMRIQRPMAVVTPTLDGDVLTVLARASAAFTPGQVSRLVPGGSVDGIRKALNRLVDEGTVIADRAGNAYTYRLNNEHLAAEPIVALARLRETLIVRLTQTVAAWTPAPTYAAIFGSAARGEMRSDSDIDLFLVRPEASRADQWDEQVADLALAARRWTGNDVRPLVMSRSEVTAGVAPTDDGLVEPVLEDIAREGIAFAGPSAWLSRQIRTARRIA